Proteins from one Salvelinus sp. IW2-2015 linkage group LG9, ASM291031v2, whole genome shotgun sequence genomic window:
- the lgals3b gene encoding galectin-3b, protein MDLSDALGGGPGCPDQNNQQGGGGVWPGGQPNQPTWPGQPGVQPAWPGQQQPGQPTPMWPGQQPNPSQPSWPGQQYGGGVQPSQPTWPGQPGGGPPSQPTWPGQPSQPTAPQHQSLKVPYNQNLPKGCYEDMVITINGTINHNAKMFTLNLTKGNDIAMHINPRFDDKGKKTIVRNSLIGSKWGKEERGHNHFPFTQGQPFEMKIMCTNNEFRVAVNSSHLLEFKHRIRDLDSIKHLGIYNDVTLTSVEIENFNI, encoded by the exons ATGGAT CTGTCAGATGCTCTGGGTGGTGGACCGGGCTGTCCAGACCAGAACAACCAGCAGGGTGGTGGGGGCGTGTGGCCTGGTGGACAACCCAACCAACCAACATGGCCAGGACAGCCTGGTGTTCAACCGGCTTGGCCTGGTCAGCAGCAACCAGGCCAGCCCACCCCCATGTGGCCTGGACAACAACCAAACCCTTCCCAACCCTCATGGCCGGGGCAACAATATGGAGGTGGAGTACAGCCCAGCCAGCCAACCTGGCCCGGGCAACCAGGGGGAGGACCGCCCAGCCAGCCAACATGGCCAGGGCAGCCTAGCCAACCTACTGCTCCTCAACATCAATCACTG AAAGTGCCATATAATCAGAACCTGCCAAAAGGATGCTATGAAGACATGGTCATCACCATTAACGGGACAATTAACCACAATGCAAAAAT GTTCACATTGAACCTGACCAAAGGGAATGACATTGCCATGCACATTAACCCTCGCTTTGATGACAAGGGCAAGAAAACGATTGTGAGGAACAGTCTGATTGGCAGTAAATGGggcaaagaggagagaggacacaaccACTTCCCCTTCACTCAGGGCCAGCCCTTTGAG ATGAAAATCATGTGCACTAACAACGAGTTCAGGGTGGCAGTGAATAGCTCGCACCTCCTGGAGTTCAAACACCGCATCCGTGACCTCGACTCAATCAAACACCTGGGTATCTACAATGACGTCACCCTCACGTCTGTGGAGATCGAAAACTTTAATATCTAG